AGGCTGCAACTGGCGCTGCTTCTCGCAGATGATCGAGCCCGTGGATGTGTTCTGGAAGTGCAACAAGGGCTACCTGGCTGTCACCCACCCCCTGCCCAACGGCGACGTCCTGATCGCCAACATGGGCGACCCCGCCGGCAACGGCAAAGGTGAATTTTCCCTGCCCGaatccccatttccctgccggaatccccatttccctgccggaatccccatttccctgccggaatccccatttccctgcccGACCTCCCATCCCGGGGGTCCCGCCGGGTTTGTCACCGCCCGTGGCTCGTGTGTCCCAGGTGGCTTCGTGGTGCTGGACGGAGAGACCTTCGAGCTGAAGGGCAACTGGGAGAACGAGTGTGAGGCTCCCCCGACCGGCTACGACTTCTGGTACCAGGCGCGGCACAACGTCCTGGTCAGCTCGGCCGGGATGGTGCCCAAAGTGGCCGGGCGCGGCTTCAACCCCGATGACCTCAAGAAAGGTGGGGACACGCGGGTGGCAGCGCTGAGcgcggggctggcagggcccggctgctcccaaatcctgcatttctctctgttctccccaaatcctgcatttcccttttcccccttcccaaatcctgcatttcccagtccctgcatttcccagctccccctgcccggtCCCTGCCCTTTGGGGGCCGATGCCCACCCGGAGCCCTCCGGGGAGCGCTGCCTGTCCCCGGCCGCCCGCAGCCTTTCCGCCGTGTCCCGCAGGGGTCTTCGGCCGCCGCCTGAACGTGTGGAACCTGTCGTGCCGCAGCCTGACGCAGTGCTTCGACCTGGGCGAGGATTCCCTGCCGCTGAGCGTGCGCTTCCTGCACAGCCCCGAGGCCGCCGAGGGCTACGTGGGCTGCGCCCTGAGCGGGGCCATCTTCCGCCTCTACAAATCCTGCGAGGCGAGTGCGgcagcggccccggggcggcgggagcgggagcgggccggcagcagcaggagcgggGACGGGGAGGCTCCGGATGCGGGGCTCGGGGGGAGCGGGGtgagcccggcccggctcggctcggctcggctcgggccggggcagcgcgggcTGAGCCGGGCTCGGTGTCGCTGTGCAGAGAGACAACTGGGCCGTGGAGGAGGTGATCCGGATCCCGGCCAAGGACGTGTCGGGCTGGATCATGCCCAAGATGCCAGGTGCGTGTGCCCTCGGGGGTGGCATTCCTGCTCCCTGGGCGAGCTCTGCAGCCGGGCACGGCCTGCGGGGCGAGCCTAGAGCCCGGCTGGGTGCCCCCGAATGCTGCGGGgcgagccccgagcccggctGGGTGCCCCCGAATCCCGACTGAGCCCAAAGGCCTGGTCCCTGCCCCAAGGGCCAGCTCGCCCCGGGCCCGGGTGGCCGCCCCCCGTGCTGGCCGTGCCCCTgagccccggctctgcccgcAGCCTTCATCGCCGACCTCGTGATCAGCCCCGACGACCGGTTCCTGTACGTGTGCAATTGGCTGCACGGGGACATCCGGCAGTACGAGCTGTCCCGGAGCTGCAAGCCCCGGCTGgtggggcaggtgaggggcagcccccggcccggggggcgcggcggggccgggggggccggggggggccGGGGAACGCTCGAGTGCCAGCGCGGCCCTTGCAGGTGTTCGTGGGGGGCAGCATCCTGCGAGGGGGCCCCGTGACCGTGTGCAGGGACGAGGAGCTCAAGTGCCAGCCCGAGCCGCTGGTGGTCAAGGTGAgcggggacagggctggcagcacctgcgcggggctggggagggcctgagtgtgagtgtgtgctCCCCTGAGCGTGAGCGTGAGTGTGTGTGCTCCCCTGAGTCTGTGTGCTCACCCGAGCGTGTGTGAGCCTGAGCCTGCTCTCACTGCCCCTGCTGGGATCCAGTCCCAGTGCCCACAGTGCCCTCAGTGCCCCCAGTCCGTGCGTACCCAGTGTCTCCAGTGCCCCCAGTCCGTGTGTCCCAGAttccccagtgcccccagcgcgtgtgtcccagtgtccccagtgcccccagcccgtgtgtcccagtgcccccagcccgTGTGTCCCAGAttccccagtgcccccagtgcgtgtgtcccagtgcccccagtgcccccagcgcgtgtgtcccagtgctcccagtaacccCAGTCCGTGTGTCCCAGTGCAAGCGCGTGTACGGCGGCCCCGCCTCgctgcagctgagcctggaCGGGAAGCGGCTCTACGTGACCAACTCCTTCTACAGCACCTGGGACCGGCAGTTCTACCCCAGCCTGGTCAAGTGAGCCCCTCGCGGCTGCCGGAGGCTGCCcgggcccgggcgggcggggggagGGCGCCACGACCCCCCCGGGGCGGGTACGGGCTGAGCCgagcctggggcagctgggcagggggaaCTGCCCCGGAGCCCATCGTGCCACGGACTTGTCCCCGTCCTGAGGGCACGGGGGAGCCACAGCTGTCCCCGAGCCCATCCTGTCCCAATCCATCGGGAACCGGGGACCCACAGCTGTCCCCGAGCCCATCCTGTCCCCATGCTGAGGGAACCGGGgacccagagctgtccctgagcccatcctgtccccatgctgagggaactgggaaCCCACAGCTGTCCCCGAGCCCATCCTGTCCCCAtgctgagggaactgggaaCCCACAGCTGTCCCCGAGCCCATCCTGTCCCCatgctgagggaactggggacCCAGAGCTGTCCCCGAGCCCATCCTGTCCCCATCCATCGGGAATTGGGGACCCCGCGCCGCCCCGTGTCAGCCCGTCCCaccggccccggggccgggcgctcCCCGGCGCGGTGCGGAGCGGCTCCGGGCGGGCTCCGGGCGGGCTCCGGGCGGGCTCCGGGCGGGCTCCGGGGGTGCCGGGGTCGCTGTCGCCGCGAGCCGCCGCTGTCCCCGCGCAGGGAGGGCTCGGTGATGCTGCAGATCGATGTGGACACGGACAAGGGCGGCCTGTGCGTGAACAAGAACTTCCTGGTGGATTTCGGCAAGGAGCCCAACGGGCCGTGCCTGGCGCACGAGATTCGCTTCCCCGGCGGCGACGCCAAATCCGTGACCCTGCCCTGagcggccccggcagcgccgggctcGGCAAAGGGCGCCGCGCTCGGGGCCCGGGGCTTTGGGGTGCCCTgggggatggggctgggggcgaTCGGGGCTTTGGGGTGCCCTgggggatggggctgggggcgaTCGGGGCTTTGGGGTGCCCTGGCTGATGGCTTTGGGGTGCCCTTGGCGATTCTGGGCTTTGGGGTCCCATGGGGGATTCCTGCCTTGGGGTCCCTCGGGTGATTTCAGGGTCGGGATCCCCCGGGGCATTCCCGgccgtccctgtccctgtccccgtccctgtccccgctTTCCCTGCCATCAATAAAGTTGTTTCCTGCATCAGCCGCAGCTTCCCGAGGCTCATTCCCGGAAAAACCCCGGGACGACCAAATCCCGGCCAATccccgggctgggccgggcggggcggggctgcGGGAAGGGTCCGGGAGGAATTCCCGGCGCTGCCTCTGCTCCCGGGGGGTCGGTGCCAGCTGGCCGTTTGATCCCCATTTTATCCACGATTCCCCCCCATTTTATCCCGGGGGCTCCTGGAGAAGGCTTTGCCCAGAGATAGGGTGGGATGCAGGGCGATATTTGGGATAAATCCTCCCCTGGCCCCGGTTTTTCCATGgattccccagccctggaattgccccagccagcccgggcagctcttggagccacctgggccAGCGGGAGCGGGAGGAGATGAGCTGTGAGAtgccaaaaaatcccacaatcccaaaatcccacaatcccaaaaaatcccacaatccCGCCACCCCAAACTCTGACTCAGCCTCATCCCTGCAATTAAAACCCCACTTTTCCAGTTCTCACCTTCCCGATAAAAATCTGCAACCTCCCCGAAATTCCTCGGGAATGTGGGatttcccctccccccaaaaatccctgggaatgtggatttcccctcccccaaatccctgggaatgggatttCCCCTCCCCATTCCAAAGGAGCCCCTGGAAAAGTCGGGAAGCTCCAGATCCCATTCCCTGCGCGTCCCCCGAGCCccggggattttgggattttgggattttggggttttaggaTCCTCTCCTCGTCTCCTTggggttttggatttttttcccaaaccagtaaaaaaatgatcctttggtttttattttattttatttttttttttttcctggccaaTTCCCGACCGGTTGTTCCCAGAAACCGGAATCTTTGGTTGGGAAAAGGGCATTTTTCGGGAATAACGACCCCAAGCCAGAGCTCCGAAATCcgggaaaaaaaagcagggaaagccaCGAGCAAACCCCGGGACTAAATCCCGGGAAATCCCAcg
This window of the Motacilla alba alba isolate MOTALB_02 chromosome 25, Motacilla_alba_V1.0_pri, whole genome shotgun sequence genome carries:
- the LOC119711566 gene encoding methanethiol oxidase-like, yielding MDRCRASCYEYPSCPDVLKAPREEVAYVTCTYRSTCIDQPDFLATVDLNPRSCHYGQVIHRLPMPNLKDELHCAGWGPACGCFESGAAAKRTKLVLPCLISSRIYVVDVGSQCRAPRICKMIEPVDVFWKCNKGYLAVTHPLPNGDVLIANMGDPAGNGKGGFVVLDGETFELKGNWENECEAPPTGYDFWYQARHNVLVSSAGMVPKVAGRGFNPDDLKKGVFGRRLNVWNLSCRSLTQCFDLGEDSLPLSVRFLHSPEAAEGYVGCALSGAIFRLYKSCERDNWAVEEVIRIPAKDVSGWIMPKMPAFIADLVISPDDRFLYVCNWLHGDIRQYELSRSCKPRLVGQVFVGGSILRGGPVTVCRDEELKCQPEPLVVKCKRVYGGPASLQLSLDGKRLYVTNSFYSTWDRQFYPSLVKEGSVMLQIDVDTDKGGLCVNKNFLVDFGKEPNGPCLAHEIRFPGGDAKSVTLP